One Microbacterium sp. No. 7 genomic window carries:
- a CDS encoding SDR family NAD(P)-dependent oxidoreductase has protein sequence MSELIDSLLVPGRVAIVTGGGSGIGQETALVLAAAGAHVVATDVSEAGLRATADRAAAAGHAVETRTLDVTDAAAVDAAVADVVATHGRLDIIVNAAGILVMRDTLDVTPDELDRVMAVNLNGTFYACQSAARRMGDGGRIINLASAIIDRPSTRRITYAMSKGAVVQLTRAFALELAPQGIRVNAIAPGWVETGINAQHWTNPDGTIDEDRRAAYIAEKAAASPLKTVGSTRDIALTALHLASAAGSFVSGQVVRVNGGSIMV, from the coding sequence ATGTCCGAACTCATCGACTCCCTGCTCGTCCCCGGACGCGTCGCCATCGTCACCGGCGGTGGCAGCGGCATCGGCCAGGAGACCGCCCTCGTCCTCGCCGCCGCGGGCGCGCACGTCGTGGCCACCGACGTCAGCGAGGCCGGTCTCCGGGCCACCGCCGACCGCGCCGCCGCGGCGGGCCACGCCGTCGAGACCCGCACGCTCGACGTGACCGACGCCGCGGCGGTCGACGCCGCCGTCGCCGACGTCGTCGCGACGCACGGCCGGCTCGACATCATCGTCAACGCCGCCGGCATCCTCGTGATGCGCGACACCCTCGACGTGACGCCCGACGAGCTCGACCGCGTCATGGCCGTCAACCTCAACGGCACCTTCTATGCGTGCCAGTCGGCCGCGCGGCGCATGGGCGACGGCGGCCGCATCATCAACCTCGCGTCGGCGATCATCGACCGCCCGAGCACCCGCCGCATCACCTACGCGATGTCGAAGGGCGCCGTCGTGCAGCTGACCCGCGCCTTCGCGCTCGAGCTCGCGCCGCAGGGCATCCGCGTCAACGCGATCGCCCCCGGCTGGGTCGAGACGGGCATCAACGCGCAGCACTGGACGAACCCCGACGGCACGATCGACGAGGACAGGCGCGCCGCCTACATCGCCGAGAAGGCCGCCGCGTCGCCCCTGAAGACGGTCGGCAGCACGCGCGACATCGCCCTGACCGCGCTGCACCTCGCCTCGGCGGCCGGATCGTTCGTCTCCGGCCAGGTCGTGCGGGTCAACGGCGGATCGATCATGGTGTGA
- a CDS encoding DUF7065 domain-containing protein: MDESTGFGPEDDRYHELPDDHWQTETNWWSLNVPERRIGLWLHAARHPARGTVDWRVFAWDPAGADPGRLLYYRKAAAVPLPDDADLRDIRFPAGGYGVRMLEPLTSYELTYSDPEARFGLDVRFDGVHPPRRFPPGVAPMFDNVHLDQLGRITGELTVRGERIAVDCHSVRDRTWGPRKGHHSHGDASAAPREHAVRNPGGPLWREIERQGGRGRIQYVFGHVDGSTGFLGFLRVPHGDVSGWTPMTVGWLLRDGGLRPLDGAASRALVLRDPVTGWTSHILLDLRDADGRRMEAEGHAVSWMCENQTGANALLRWDVDGRVAWGEDQDGWRPAHWRAMLDALRAHTR; this comes from the coding sequence GTGGACGAGAGCACGGGGTTCGGGCCCGAGGACGACCGCTATCACGAGCTGCCCGACGACCACTGGCAGACCGAGACCAACTGGTGGTCGCTCAACGTGCCCGAGCGCCGCATCGGGCTGTGGCTGCACGCCGCCCGGCATCCCGCCCGGGGGACGGTCGACTGGCGCGTCTTCGCGTGGGACCCCGCGGGCGCCGATCCCGGACGGCTGCTGTACTACCGCAAGGCCGCCGCCGTGCCGCTGCCGGACGACGCCGACCTCCGCGACATCCGCTTCCCCGCCGGCGGCTACGGCGTGCGGATGCTCGAGCCGCTCACGAGCTACGAGCTCACCTACTCCGACCCCGAGGCGCGCTTCGGGCTCGACGTGCGGTTCGACGGCGTGCATCCGCCGCGCCGGTTCCCCCCGGGCGTCGCGCCGATGTTCGACAACGTGCACCTCGACCAGCTCGGCCGGATCACGGGCGAGCTCACCGTGCGCGGCGAGCGGATCGCCGTCGACTGCCATTCGGTGCGCGATCGCACGTGGGGGCCGCGCAAGGGCCACCACTCGCACGGCGACGCCTCCGCCGCCCCGCGCGAGCACGCCGTGAGGAATCCCGGCGGGCCGCTCTGGCGCGAGATCGAGAGGCAGGGCGGGCGCGGGCGGATCCAGTACGTCTTCGGGCACGTCGACGGGAGCACGGGCTTCCTGGGCTTCCTGCGCGTGCCGCACGGGGACGTCTCGGGATGGACGCCCATGACCGTCGGGTGGCTGCTGCGCGACGGAGGGCTCCGCCCGCTCGACGGGGCGGCCAGTCGCGCGCTCGTGCTCCGCGACCCCGTCACGGGGTGGACCTCCCACATCCTCCTCGACCTCCGCGACGCCGACGGCCGGCGGATGGAGGCCGAGGGCCACGCCGTGAGCTGGATGTGCGAGAACCAGACCGGCGCGAACGCGCTCCTGCGGTGGGACGTCGACGGCCGGGTCGCGTGGGGCGAGGACCAGGACGGCTGGCGTCCCGCGCACTGGCGGGCGATGCTCGACGCGCTGCGCGCGCACACGCGGTGA
- a CDS encoding phosphotransferase family protein translates to MTTTGNDDAGLPLDPGLVAWIEREARGTLTRLDRVPGGARHEAWFIDVRRPDGEVDELFLRRTPIDPSETDDPFTLHDEAQVYRALAGSAVPVPRIVAVHPEQQAVISTRVGGATWFSQLRDPDARERVAADFMRILAGLHAIDATTIPLPQGDPSAGLRALVGQELDRWEAFYRSGPAPADPLVELGLAWLRARVPDADGPVVLVQGDTGPGNFLYTPEGVTAVLDWELAHFGDPHDDLAWVSTRAVQEPFTDFAARLRDYERAAGRPVDRDRIRYYRVFSELRIVIINHHKIGTVSPLSEVGNAIIYSTLHRRLFVEALATCEGVPLAPGEPLPAAETDLDWWYDAAIAQIGEIIVPHSTDRFVVQRSKSLARIVKFLRESHRLAPTVDRRDAETLASLMGRPVDSAAAGRAELAARIRAGGLGDPGETRRLIAALGELVDRETQVRAPAMGALARRHFDPLGDES, encoded by the coding sequence ATGACGACGACCGGCAACGACGACGCGGGGCTCCCGCTCGATCCCGGCCTCGTGGCCTGGATCGAGCGGGAGGCCCGCGGCACGCTCACGCGGCTCGACCGCGTGCCCGGGGGCGCGCGGCACGAGGCGTGGTTCATCGACGTGCGGCGGCCCGACGGCGAGGTCGACGAGCTCTTCCTGCGCCGCACGCCCATCGACCCGTCCGAGACCGACGACCCGTTCACGCTGCACGACGAGGCGCAGGTCTACCGCGCGCTCGCCGGCTCCGCCGTCCCCGTGCCGAGGATCGTCGCGGTGCACCCCGAGCAGCAGGCCGTGATCTCGACGCGCGTCGGCGGCGCGACCTGGTTCTCGCAGCTGCGCGACCCCGACGCCCGCGAGCGCGTCGCCGCCGACTTCATGCGTATCCTCGCGGGCCTCCACGCGATCGACGCGACGACGATCCCGCTCCCCCAGGGCGATCCGTCGGCCGGCCTGCGCGCGCTCGTCGGCCAGGAGCTCGACCGCTGGGAGGCCTTCTACCGCAGCGGCCCCGCGCCCGCCGACCCGCTCGTCGAGCTCGGGCTCGCGTGGCTCCGCGCGCGGGTCCCCGACGCCGACGGCCCCGTCGTGCTCGTGCAGGGCGACACGGGGCCGGGCAACTTCCTCTACACGCCGGAGGGCGTCACGGCCGTGCTCGACTGGGAGCTCGCGCATTTCGGCGACCCGCACGACGACCTGGCATGGGTCTCGACCCGCGCCGTGCAGGAGCCGTTCACCGACTTCGCCGCGCGGCTGCGCGACTACGAGCGCGCGGCCGGCCGGCCCGTCGACCGCGACCGCATCCGCTACTACCGCGTGTTCTCCGAGCTGCGGATCGTGATCATCAACCACCACAAGATCGGCACCGTCTCGCCGCTCAGCGAGGTCGGCAACGCGATCATCTACTCGACGCTGCACCGCCGGCTGTTCGTCGAGGCGCTCGCGACGTGCGAGGGCGTGCCGCTCGCGCCGGGCGAGCCGCTGCCCGCCGCCGAGACCGACCTCGACTGGTGGTACGACGCGGCGATCGCGCAGATCGGCGAGATCATCGTGCCGCACAGCACCGACCGGTTCGTCGTCCAGCGGTCGAAGAGCCTCGCGCGCATCGTGAAGTTCCTGCGCGAGTCGCACCGCCTCGCGCCGACCGTCGACCGCCGGGACGCCGAGACCCTCGCGTCGCTCATGGGGCGTCCGGTCGACTCCGCCGCAGCGGGACGCGCGGAGCTCGCCGCGAGGATCCGCGCGGGCGGCCTCGGCGACCCCGGCGAGACGCGGCGCCTCATCGCGGCCCTCGGCGAGCTCGTCGATCGCGAGACGCAGGTGCGCGCCCCCGCGATGGGCGCGCTCGCGCGCCGGCACTTCGACCCCCTCGGCGACGAGTCCTGA